Proteins co-encoded in one Candidatus Zixiibacteriota bacterium genomic window:
- a CDS encoding YbaK/EbsC family protein has product MPILKKLKDFLDEAKVSYEVYNHPLAYTAQEIAAKQHFSGDQMAKVVMLKADGELVMAVIMGSQKVSLSTARESLGAREVQLATEDEFASRFPNCEIGAMPPFGNLFGIPVYVDPALQEDEFIYFNAGNHVQTVRMRYKDFESLVHPKIVRLTEPRKRKAA; this is encoded by the coding sequence ATGCCGATCCTAAAGAAACTGAAGGATTTCCTGGACGAAGCGAAGGTCTCGTACGAGGTCTACAACCACCCGCTTGCGTACACGGCTCAGGAGATTGCGGCAAAGCAGCACTTTTCCGGAGATCAGATGGCCAAGGTCGTGATGCTGAAAGCCGACGGCGAGCTGGTGATGGCGGTGATCATGGGGAGCCAAAAAGTCAGCCTGAGCACGGCGCGTGAAAGCCTGGGCGCGCGCGAGGTGCAGCTGGCCACGGAAGACGAATTCGCGTCGCGCTTCCCCAACTGCGAGATCGGCGCGATGCCCCCGTTCGGCAATCTTTTCGGCATCCCGGTCTACGTCGACCCGGCCCTCCAAGAGGACGAGTTCATCTACTTCAACGCGGGAAACCACGTCCAGACGGTGAGGATGAGATACAAGGATTTCGAGAGCCTGGTCCATCCGAAAATCGTTCGCCTGACAGAGCCCCGCAAGCGCAAGGCCGCCTAG
- a CDS encoding universal stress protein has protein sequence MRRAPTYLVPIDFSPNSEKALDYALSMARERGAKVVVLHVVQGELVYPPMGGTFDFYGLLERDARESFRRLAARKRLAPDDCRFVLVRGTDFARVIAEQARKLRAELIIMGSHGRTGLQRLMLGSVAERTLRYARCPVLVVKR, from the coding sequence ATGAGAAGGGCCCCCACCTATCTCGTACCGATCGATTTCTCCCCGAATTCGGAAAAGGCGCTCGACTACGCGCTCTCGATGGCGCGCGAGCGGGGCGCCAAGGTGGTCGTGCTTCACGTCGTCCAGGGGGAGCTCGTCTACCCGCCGATGGGCGGGACCTTCGACTTCTACGGCCTGCTCGAGCGCGACGCCCGCGAGAGCTTCAGGCGGCTCGCGGCGCGCAAGCGCCTGGCGCCCGACGACTGCCGATTCGTGCTCGTGCGCGGCACCGACTTCGCCCGGGTCATCGCCGAGCAGGCGAGAAAGCTGCGGGCCGAGCTGATCATCATGGGAAGCCACGGCCGGACCGGCTTGCAGCGGCTGATGCTCGGGAGCGTCGCCGAGCGCACGCTCCGCTACGCGCGCTGCCCGGTGCTCGTCGTCAAGCGCTGA
- a CDS encoding sulfite exporter TauE/SafE family protein, which translates to MASYWELLSLVPLGFFAGGYGALIGAGGGFVLAPALLLLYPDDPPETITSISLAVVFFNALSGTLVYARSKRIAYSSGLIFALATMPGAVAGALATTAVGRSWFDLLFGSLLVLVAVLSAASTGKRAAARIAQAQPRAGAIADMRPATLALGAALSTVFGFLSSFLGIGGGFLYVPALVYLLGFPVHVATATSLFVLTITALTGSATHVLAGLFQQGIRRVLALSVGAVLGAQFGARLSQRIHADWIIRSLSAALALVGARLIVAAL; encoded by the coding sequence ATGGCCTCGTACTGGGAGTTGCTTTCTCTGGTGCCGCTGGGATTTTTCGCGGGGGGCTACGGCGCCCTGATCGGGGCCGGAGGCGGATTCGTGCTGGCTCCGGCCCTCCTTCTCCTCTACCCGGACGACCCGCCGGAAACGATCACCAGCATCTCCCTCGCGGTGGTCTTTTTCAACGCCCTCTCGGGCACGCTGGTATACGCGAGATCGAAGCGCATCGCCTACAGCTCGGGCCTGATCTTCGCGCTGGCGACGATGCCGGGCGCGGTCGCCGGGGCGCTGGCGACCACGGCGGTCGGCCGGAGCTGGTTCGACCTTCTTTTCGGCTCGCTGCTGGTTCTGGTCGCGGTCCTCTCCGCCGCCAGCACGGGGAAAAGAGCGGCCGCGCGGATCGCGCAAGCCCAGCCCCGGGCGGGCGCGATCGCCGACATGAGGCCCGCAACGCTGGCCCTGGGGGCGGCCTTGAGCACGGTGTTTGGTTTCCTGTCCAGCTTCCTGGGAATCGGCGGCGGCTTTCTCTACGTGCCCGCGCTCGTCTACCTGCTGGGCTTTCCCGTCCACGTCGCGACCGCCACGTCGTTGTTCGTTCTCACGATCACGGCGCTCACCGGCAGCGCCACCCATGTCCTGGCGGGGCTCTTCCAGCAGGGGATCCGCCGCGTCCTCGCGCTCTCGGTCGGCGCCGTCCTGGGAGCGCAGTTCGGCGCCCGCCTGTCGCAGCGCATCCACGCCGACTGGATCATCCGCAGCCTCTCGGCGGCCCTCGCCCTGGTCGGCGCGCGGCTGATCGTGGCGGCGCTCTAG
- a CDS encoding Hsp20/alpha crystallin family protein, producing MAKKRNEPVSFPMHVSQEVERLFDEMIHRPWGFCREIRGWQPSVDLFETAAAFVLEADLPGVKAGDVKVEVEDGDLVLQGWRSLETSRQSGRFHAMERSSGYFMRRIRLPESVDRDGIEAEFKDGVLRITLPKARRKKDQA from the coding sequence ATGGCAAAGAAGCGTAACGAGCCCGTCTCGTTTCCGATGCACGTCTCGCAGGAGGTGGAGCGCTTGTTCGACGAGATGATCCACCGCCCCTGGGGATTCTGCCGCGAGATACGAGGTTGGCAGCCGTCGGTCGACCTCTTCGAAACGGCAGCCGCGTTCGTTCTCGAAGCCGATCTCCCCGGCGTCAAAGCCGGCGACGTCAAGGTGGAGGTGGAGGACGGCGACCTGGTCCTTCAGGGATGGAGGTCGCTGGAGACGAGTCGCCAGAGCGGGCGGTTCCACGCGATGGAGCGTTCTTCCGGCTATTTCATGCGGCGGATCCGGCTCCCGGAGTCGGTCGACCGCGACGGTATCGAGGCCGAGTTCAAGGACGGAGTGCTGCGCATTACCTTACCCAAGGCCCGGCGTAAAAAGGATCAGGCATGA
- a CDS encoding ATP-binding protein, whose translation MSKATSTPSEPSWMSSGRPEPRELTAEELRFVADMKLDFASTSEMGPAAAFVGQDRALAALELGLGVSATGYNIFVSGLAGADKLEPLKRWVAERAGKAPTPGDWVYVHNFKQPDEPRAIYLKPGQGNRLKLLMRDLVKTLREEVPKAFRQEAFDKEKSLLTEKYTNRAQELNEQFAELARSKGFVIQPGPRGHLYFVPLVRGKPLQKPQDYAELSDEERREVERQQQELAAEMERLARKQQELMREMEDDIREVERRFCERLLRPILSRIRDEIQNEEVDLYLREVEEHALNNLDEFKESPVSIIPLPFLPLPRERDPFLEYEVNVVVDNGATRGAPVIVESAPTYLNLFGTIERVVDRFGRVVTNFTRIKSGSFLRAHGGYLIFSLEDALMEPAVWKVLKRTLRSGRIEMETYEPFALFSASGLKPEPVEVNTKVIVLGSSFLYHLLYNWDEEFHEIFKVRADFDPIMERDPDHQLAYAQWAADLCREEGLPHLDRGAVERLIEFGSRAAGDRGKVLASRAHVTDLVREAAFWARKEDRQLVSTRDVEQAIQSRIFRSNRLEERIRELIANGTILVDIDGKKIGQINGLSVVEIGEYAFGRPSRVTASVGMGQAGIINIERESRLSGSIHDKGVLILAGYLRNRFGQEQPLTLSASLCFEQSYSGVEGDSASSTELYALLSRLSGVPLRQDIAVTGSVNQWGEVQAIGGANEKIEGFYDVCRVVGLTGRQGVIIPEANVRHLVLRADVVAAVAEGRFHIYPVRTVDEGLAVLTGMGPEGADEVNRRTSARLREMAVGLKRFVAGHDGEAETESKQA comes from the coding sequence ATGAGCAAAGCAACGAGTACCCCTTCAGAACCGAGCTGGATGTCGAGCGGACGCCCGGAGCCGCGGGAGCTTACGGCCGAGGAGCTCAGATTCGTGGCCGACATGAAGCTCGACTTCGCTTCGACGAGCGAGATGGGGCCGGCCGCCGCGTTCGTGGGGCAGGACCGGGCGCTCGCCGCTCTGGAGCTGGGTCTCGGCGTTTCGGCGACCGGTTACAACATCTTCGTCTCCGGCCTTGCCGGTGCGGACAAGCTGGAGCCTCTCAAGCGCTGGGTGGCCGAGCGTGCGGGCAAGGCGCCCACCCCAGGAGACTGGGTTTATGTCCACAACTTCAAGCAACCCGACGAGCCGCGGGCGATCTACCTCAAGCCCGGCCAGGGGAACCGCCTCAAGCTGTTGATGCGGGACCTGGTAAAGACGCTCCGGGAAGAGGTGCCCAAGGCCTTTCGCCAGGAGGCCTTCGACAAGGAAAAGTCGCTGCTCACCGAGAAGTACACCAACCGCGCCCAGGAGCTGAACGAGCAGTTCGCCGAGCTGGCGCGCTCGAAGGGATTCGTCATCCAGCCCGGCCCGCGCGGGCACCTCTACTTCGTCCCCCTGGTCCGCGGGAAGCCCCTGCAGAAACCGCAGGACTACGCCGAGCTCTCGGACGAGGAGCGGCGCGAGGTCGAACGCCAGCAACAGGAGCTGGCGGCGGAAATGGAGCGGCTGGCGCGCAAGCAGCAGGAGCTGATGCGCGAAATGGAAGACGACATCCGCGAAGTCGAGCGCCGTTTCTGCGAGCGCCTGTTGCGCCCGATCCTGTCGCGCATTCGCGACGAGATCCAGAACGAGGAAGTGGACCTCTACCTCCGCGAGGTCGAGGAGCACGCCCTCAACAACCTCGACGAATTCAAGGAATCGCCGGTTTCGATCATCCCGCTGCCATTCCTCCCCCTGCCGCGCGAGCGCGACCCGTTTCTGGAATACGAGGTCAACGTCGTCGTGGACAACGGCGCGACGCGGGGGGCTCCGGTCATCGTCGAGAGCGCGCCCACGTATCTCAACCTGTTCGGCACGATCGAGCGCGTGGTCGACCGCTTCGGCCGCGTGGTGACCAACTTCACCCGCATCAAGTCCGGCTCGTTCCTGCGCGCGCACGGAGGCTATCTGATCTTCAGCCTCGAGGACGCGCTGATGGAGCCCGCGGTCTGGAAAGTGCTCAAGCGCACGCTGCGGAGCGGCCGCATCGAGATGGAAACCTACGAGCCGTTCGCCCTGTTTTCCGCCTCGGGGCTGAAGCCCGAGCCGGTCGAGGTCAACACCAAGGTCATCGTCCTCGGCAGCTCCTTTCTCTACCACCTCCTGTACAACTGGGACGAGGAGTTCCACGAGATCTTCAAGGTGAGGGCCGATTTCGACCCGATCATGGAGCGCGATCCCGACCACCAGCTCGCCTACGCGCAATGGGCCGCCGACCTCTGCCGGGAAGAAGGGCTGCCCCACCTGGACCGCGGCGCGGTCGAGCGGCTGATCGAGTTCGGCTCCCGCGCGGCCGGCGACCGCGGCAAGGTGCTGGCGTCGCGCGCCCACGTGACCGACCTGGTCCGCGAGGCCGCCTTCTGGGCCCGCAAGGAGGACCGGCAGCTGGTGTCGACGCGGGACGTGGAACAGGCGATCCAGAGCCGGATCTTCCGCTCCAACCGCCTGGAGGAACGCATCCGCGAGCTGATCGCCAACGGCACCATTCTGGTCGACATCGACGGAAAGAAAATCGGCCAGATCAACGGGCTGTCCGTGGTGGAGATCGGCGAGTACGCTTTCGGCCGGCCGAGTCGCGTCACCGCCAGCGTCGGCATGGGCCAGGCCGGCATCATCAATATCGAGCGCGAGTCGCGCCTGAGCGGCAGCATCCACGACAAGGGCGTGCTGATCCTCGCCGGTTACCTGCGCAACCGCTTCGGCCAGGAGCAACCGCTGACGCTTTCGGCGAGCCTTTGCTTCGAGCAGTCCTACTCCGGCGTCGAGGGGGACAGCGCCTCCTCGACCGAGCTCTACGCGCTCCTGTCGCGCCTCTCCGGCGTGCCCTTGCGCCAGGACATCGCCGTCACGGGTTCGGTCAACCAGTGGGGGGAAGTACAGGCGATCGGGGGGGCCAACGAGAAGATCGAAGGCTTTTACGACGTCTGCCGGGTCGTGGGCCTGACCGGCAGGCAGGGAGTGATCATCCCCGAGGCCAACGTGCGCCATCTCGTTCTGCGCGCGGACGTGGTAGCCGCGGTCGCGGAGGGGCGTTTTCACATCTACCCGGTGCGCACCGTGGACGAGGGGCTGGCCGTCCTCACGGGGATGGGACCCGAAGGCGCCGACGAGGTCAATCGGCGCACGAGCGCCCGGCTGAGGGAGATGGCGGTCGGCTTGAAGCGGTTCGTCGCCGGGCACGACGGCGAAGCCGAAACCGAAAGCAAGCAGGCTTGA
- a CDS encoding DUF2934 domain-containing protein: protein MTQNDNGEYPPEATVGDQSLRGLPGVVEQEPLPSSPPRADLRPLIARLAYEIYLSRGKQHGHDLDDWLEAERIVLARFARSRSGDSGDGKEA, encoded by the coding sequence ATGACCCAGAACGATAACGGCGAATACCCGCCGGAGGCGACCGTCGGAGATCAGAGTCTTCGTGGCCTGCCCGGGGTGGTGGAACAAGAGCCGCTTCCTTCCTCGCCTCCTCGCGCCGACCTTCGGCCGCTCATCGCCCGGCTCGCTTACGAGATCTATTTGAGCCGCGGTAAACAGCACGGTCACGACCTGGACGACTGGCTCGAAGCGGAAAGAATCGTCCTCGCGCGTTTCGCGCGTTCGCGGTCCGGAGATTCGGGCGATGGCAAAGAAGCGTAA
- a CDS encoding HPF/RaiA family ribosome-associated protein — MKIPLQITFRNMPPSEAIESHIREKAAKLESFYDRIMGCRVVVEAPHRRHHKGKAYLVRIDLTVPGGELVVNREPTHLEAEKPEPLEPPEKELAECREPTREAAHEDPYVAIRDAFNAAARKLQDFARRQRGKVKRHEPPPRAVVVKLFPEEDYGFLESADGREIYFHRNSVLPPGFDRLKVGTPVYFHEEPGEKGPQASTVRIAAR; from the coding sequence ATGAAAATTCCTTTGCAGATCACCTTCCGCAACATGCCTCCTTCGGAGGCGATCGAGAGCCACATAAGGGAGAAAGCTGCAAAGCTCGAATCTTTTTACGACAGGATCATGGGATGCCGCGTCGTTGTCGAGGCGCCGCACCGCCGTCACCACAAGGGCAAAGCCTACCTGGTGCGCATCGACCTCACCGTTCCCGGGGGAGAGCTGGTCGTCAACAGAGAGCCCACCCACCTCGAGGCCGAAAAGCCCGAGCCTCTCGAGCCGCCGGAAAAGGAGCTCGCCGAATGCCGCGAGCCGACCCGGGAGGCGGCGCACGAAGATCCGTACGTGGCGATTCGCGACGCGTTCAATGCCGCCGCGCGCAAGCTCCAGGACTTCGCCCGGCGGCAGCGGGGAAAGGTCAAGCGCCACGAGCCGCCGCCCCGCGCGGTGGTCGTGAAGCTCTTCCCCGAAGAAGATTACGGTTTTCTGGAGTCCGCCGACGGGCGCGAGATCTACTTTCACAGAAACTCGGTCCTGCCTCCGGGGTTCGACCGGCTGAAGGTCGGCACGCCCGTCTACTTTCACGAGGAGCCGGGAGAGAAAGGGCCGCAGGCGAGCACGGTCCGCATCGCCGCCCGATGA
- a CDS encoding GNAT family N-acetyltransferase — translation MRPLRPRYVPVPSQDAPEGGRLILRDGTTASLRIARPEDKPGLAEFFAGLSNRSRVYRFFSASEPAEKVIETFCDNSAPDKRLTLVVTRAAGDRQRIVAAGTYAARDEATAEVAMAVDDRLQGKGIGSLLLERLALLAAANGFRRLWAVTMHENKAMLDVFRDSGFECRTRMDQGYVEIDLSLVPTETSVMRAELRDRVSTTASLRPFFQPRSVVLVGASRKPGSIGDRILKAIEAAGFRGSVYLVNPTADFIGSRKVYPSVRELPEAPDLAIITVPAQAVLGVIDDCAARGVRAALVISAGFAEIGREGARLQEQLVEKVRGYGMRLVGPNCLGLMNTDPAVRLNASFSPIFPPAGRVAFSSQSGALGLAIITLARERGLGLSKFISVGNKADVSGNDLLQYWDEDPQTAVILLYLESFGNPRRFARIARRVGRHKPIVALKAGRTGAGLRAASSHTAALAASEVAVDALCHQAGVIRVDTIDEMFDVAAALDAQPLPPGRRVGILTNAGGLGILCADSCEANGLAVEPLQPATRERLASFLPPTAAVANPVDMIASAGAEEFRKATEILLGAEEIDALIVLTIDAGLASLESITAAICAGVRESRAGKGAGKTVLACVMGEEIRRRPLSMDGERLPNYPFPENAARALGRLAKYSEWRRQPEGVIPDFEDIDPREAQRVCRSAAGRGGPCWLSAEETRAVLAALRLPLSPGAIARDAEEAERVAAEIGFPVALKLASRTIVHKTEVGGVYLNLRDAPAVRAAFDDLRDRLAASKKLDAMDGVLIQPMITGGVEVMIGVSQDPLFGPLLAFGLGGIHVEILKDVCFRLTPITDRDASEMVRAIRGFRLLQGYRGHPPADIAALEELLLRVSRLVEEVPEIAELDLNPVIALPPGRGCLVVDARIRVSA, via the coding sequence ATGCGTCCCCTGCGCCCCCGCTATGTTCCGGTCCCTTCCCAGGATGCCCCGGAAGGCGGCCGACTGATCCTGCGGGACGGCACCACGGCTTCACTGCGCATCGCCCGTCCCGAGGACAAGCCCGGTCTCGCCGAATTCTTCGCCGGCCTCTCCAACCGCTCGAGAGTTTATCGCTTCTTTTCGGCCTCCGAGCCGGCGGAGAAAGTCATCGAGACCTTTTGCGACAACTCGGCTCCCGACAAGCGCCTTACGCTGGTGGTCACGCGAGCGGCCGGCGACCGGCAAAGGATCGTCGCAGCGGGCACCTATGCCGCTCGCGACGAGGCGACCGCAGAGGTCGCGATGGCGGTCGACGACCGCCTGCAGGGAAAGGGGATCGGCTCGCTCCTGCTCGAGCGGCTCGCGCTTCTCGCGGCGGCGAACGGGTTTCGCCGCCTCTGGGCCGTCACGATGCACGAGAACAAGGCGATGCTGGACGTTTTCCGCGACTCGGGATTCGAGTGCCGCACCCGCATGGACCAGGGCTACGTCGAGATCGATCTCTCGCTCGTCCCGACCGAGACCAGCGTCATGCGCGCGGAGCTGCGCGACCGGGTCTCGACCACGGCGTCGCTCCGGCCGTTCTTCCAGCCGCGCTCGGTGGTGCTCGTCGGCGCCTCGCGCAAGCCCGGGTCGATCGGGGACCGGATCCTCAAGGCGATCGAGGCCGCGGGCTTCCGGGGCTCGGTCTACCTGGTGAACCCCACCGCCGACTTCATCGGGTCGCGCAAGGTCTACCCGTCGGTTCGAGAGCTGCCCGAAGCCCCCGACCTCGCGATCATCACGGTGCCGGCCCAAGCCGTGCTCGGCGTGATCGACGACTGCGCCGCCCGCGGCGTCAGGGCGGCGCTGGTGATCAGCGCCGGCTTCGCCGAGATCGGCCGCGAGGGCGCCCGCCTCCAGGAGCAGCTCGTCGAAAAGGTCCGCGGCTACGGCATGCGCCTGGTCGGCCCGAACTGCCTCGGGCTGATGAACACCGATCCCGCCGTGCGTCTCAACGCGTCGTTCTCGCCCATCTTCCCGCCCGCCGGCCGCGTGGCTTTCTCCTCGCAGAGCGGCGCGCTCGGCCTCGCCATCATCACGCTGGCGCGCGAGCGCGGCCTCGGGCTCTCCAAGTTCATCAGCGTGGGCAACAAGGCGGACGTTTCCGGCAACGACCTGCTCCAGTACTGGGACGAGGATCCCCAGACCGCGGTGATCCTGCTTTACCTCGAATCGTTCGGCAACCCGCGCCGGTTCGCCCGCATCGCCCGGCGGGTGGGGCGCCACAAGCCGATCGTCGCGTTGAAGGCCGGCAGAACCGGCGCCGGGCTCCGCGCCGCCAGCTCACACACGGCCGCCCTGGCCGCCAGCGAGGTCGCCGTCGACGCTCTCTGCCATCAGGCGGGCGTGATCCGCGTCGACACCATCGACGAGATGTTCGACGTCGCCGCGGCGCTCGACGCTCAGCCGCTGCCGCCCGGCCGCCGCGTCGGGATCCTCACCAACGCCGGAGGGCTTGGAATCCTTTGCGCCGACAGCTGCGAAGCGAACGGGCTCGCCGTCGAGCCCCTGCAGCCGGCGACACGCGAGCGGCTCGCCAGCTTCCTTCCGCCCACCGCCGCCGTGGCCAATCCGGTCGACATGATCGCGTCGGCCGGGGCCGAGGAGTTTCGCAAGGCGACCGAGATCCTGTTGGGCGCCGAGGAGATCGACGCTTTGATCGTGCTCACGATCGACGCCGGCCTCGCCTCGCTGGAGTCGATCACCGCGGCCATCTGTGCCGGCGTGCGCGAGAGTCGCGCCGGCAAGGGCGCCGGCAAAACCGTCCTCGCCTGCGTGATGGGCGAGGAGATCCGCCGCCGGCCGCTCTCCATGGACGGCGAGCGGCTGCCGAACTATCCGTTCCCTGAGAACGCCGCCCGGGCACTCGGGCGGCTCGCCAAATACTCCGAATGGCGCCGCCAGCCCGAAGGCGTGATTCCCGATTTCGAGGACATCGATCCGCGGGAGGCGCAGCGCGTTTGCCGGAGCGCGGCGGGGCGCGGCGGGCCCTGCTGGCTCTCGGCCGAAGAGACCCGAGCGGTGCTCGCGGCCCTGAGGCTGCCTCTCTCCCCCGGGGCGATCGCCCGGGACGCCGAGGAGGCCGAGCGCGTCGCCGCCGAGATCGGGTTCCCGGTCGCGCTCAAGCTCGCCTCCCGCACGATCGTCCACAAGACCGAGGTCGGCGGCGTCTATTTGAATCTCCGGGACGCGCCCGCCGTCCGCGCCGCCTTCGACGACCTGCGGGATCGCCTAGCGGCGAGCAAAAAGCTCGACGCAATGGACGGCGTTCTCATCCAGCCGATGATTACCGGAGGCGTCGAGGTCATGATCGGGGTCTCCCAGGACCCGCTGTTCGGCCCGCTCCTCGCATTCGGCCTCGGCGGCATCCACGTCGAGATTCTGAAGGACGTCTGCTTCCGCCTCACGCCGATCACGGATCGCGACGCCAGCGAAATGGTGCGCGCCATCCGCGGCTTTCGGCTGCTCCAGGGCTATCGCGGCCATCCGCCTGCGGACATCGCCGCCCTCGAGGAGCTCCTGCTGCGCGTTTCGCGGCTGGTCGAAGAGGTTCCGGAGATCGCGGAGCTCGACCTGAACCCCGTGATCGCCCTCCCGCCCGGGCGGGGGTGTCTGGTCGTGGACGCGAGAATCCGCGTCTCGGCCTAG